The Methanofastidiosum sp. genomic sequence GACTTAATGTGTCTCCCTCTTTTACTATTTTAAAGTTCCACTTCCCATTATGGTACTTTTCTATTGCTTTTTTACACTCCTCTGTTCCGACAATAGTTGCATTTTTTGCTCTTTTCATCAAAAAAGGAAGGCTGCCAGAGTGATCCATATGGTAGTTTCCAATTATAATGTAATCAATGTCTGATAAATTTTTGATATCGCTTATTCTCAAAACTGTTTCTTGTGTAAAACCATGCTTAACAGTATCTACCAAAGCAGTCTTTTCATCACAAATGAGGTAGGAGTTATAGGTGGTGCCTTTTGAAAGTGATTCGCCAAACTTAGGAGGATTCCAGTCAACTGCCCCTGCCCAAAATATTCCTTCCTTTAGAGTGAAAGCTTTCATTAGTAAGAAAAATTGAAAAGCTCTTTTTATATTTTCTTGTGAAAAGTCTTAATTAAAAATAATATACCTACAGAAAAATAAGATAAATAGGTAATATAAATTTTCCTATTTTCCATCTCCTTTTCCCTATTTTTTTCCATATTCTTATATATTGGGAAAAGTCTAATCTTTATAACTATAATAAAAAAATAGAGGTGAATATACTTTGAAAAAAATAAAATCTATAATTATTGGTATATTATTAGTTGTATCTATTTTGGCCGTTATAAGTCCAGTTAGCGCCGCTACCAGAGAAGTTGGGCTTGGAAAGGCTTATGCAACGATCGGAGCTGCAATGGCAGATGCAGGCAATGGTGACACCATCCTTGTTTATCCAGGAACATATAATGAAAACATAACGATAAACATACCAAACTTGACCTTAAAATCTGTAGGTGGAAGGGATTCCACAACAATAGGCCCTGGTACAGGCCTTAATCAAAACAGTGTAATTTCTATTCAAGCTGGCTTAGGTACAATAACGGTGGATGGATTTACGGTAATATTATCTCCAAGTACCTTAGGTGGTTACCACCCAATAGGCATTAGACAAGGTATGTCAGCAAGTACTGGAACAACCTGTTATATATTTAATAACAAAATAAAAGTAACAGGAACTCTTCGTAATGGAATACAAGTGTCCGGGGATAATTCAAAAGTAGTTGGGAACATAGTAGAAGGTGGCCCTTTAACTGCGGATTGGGGGAGTTCTGGTATATTAATAGCAACTACTGCAACTACAAAAAACATTCTTATTAAGGACAATCACCTTCTCGGTGAAATGGACTATGGTATAGGCATAATTACATGGAGCGATGGGGGACTATCTGATATCCAAATTGAGAATAACATAGTTGAAAAATCTATATGGGCAGGTATTTCTATTGGTGGTAAAGTAAGCAATACTCTAGTCCAAAACAATATAATTAAGAATAATAAAACAGCTGGACTTGAAGAGATTCATAATAACTATTATGGATATGCTGTTGGTAACCCTACTGGAACAAAAGTATATTACAATCAATTCTGCAACAACGGAAAAGACATAGATATATACGACGATCCTAACGACAGCTACTTTATAGGAGAATCCAAACTTGATGCAAGAAGCAACTATGGATGTATTAGCTCTAATACACTTCCGATGGATCAAATATCTAGGATTTTAGGATTTGGCAAATCTAAATATACAACAGGAGAAATTATCGAAGGCTTTTGTAAAGATAATCCAAGTGCTGAAGGATGTCAGAGGTAACATCTGGCTCTTATTGATTTATCTCTTAGAAGATTGCCATTAATCTCTGAATTTTTCTTTTTTATTTATATATTTTAATTTATTTGTAAAAATAGATATTAAAAATAAAATTAATTTTTTACTGACTTGTTTAAATCTTGGAGAAGGGCCTCAACATCAATCCCGTGAGCCATTGCACCCTCTTCTAAAGTCTCAAACTGTGCAATTGCACAACCGATGCACCCAAGCCCGTGTGACATGAAGACAGGAACTGTTTCTGGGTATTGTTCTACTATTTCCCCTATGGACATATCCTTTGTTATCAATGCATTCACCTCCTTTGAAAAAAATATTAATCAATTTAAAAACTTAACTAGCCGTGGAAGTACTCTGAATCTGACCTACCCTCTTTGTGGTGGTCACTTTCATGACCCGGTATCCCAACAGCATCTGCCCTGCACTGCCTGCAGAGTTTAAATTGTTGCAGGTGTTTACCTGCCTTTTCTCTAGCTCCAGATATCTCTTCACATGTAGGTGGCCTTAAATCTTTGAACATATTTAGCGGTATTAATGGTATTAAATTCATGAGGTCAGCGCCGTAATCCTTTCCCTTTAGTGCAATTTTTTCTATTTCATAAAGGTTTATCTCAGGTATCAGAACGGAGTTTATTTTTACTAGCATCTCTTCCCTTTTTGCAGCAAGTATCCCTTCCCACTGCTTATCTAGTA encodes the following:
- a CDS encoding DUF1858 domain-containing protein, whose amino-acid sequence is MSIGEIVEQYPETVPVFMSHGLGCIGCAIAQFETLEEGAMAHGIDVEALLQDLNKSVKN